Proteins encoded within one genomic window of Akkermansiaceae bacterium:
- a CDS encoding VTT domain-containing protein has protein sequence MARLLGGILANRRLRYLGVGALLAAAAALLIAWALGLDAGVVKSAWKGFENFLIPRPWLLFGALVVLPALPIPTGLLLLLAGTVWRDRPVVACMICLAALALNMSWTYWLAAGAGRKLIVKLLAWMGMKVPELHEDNQLWVILLVRLTPGFPFFVQNYVLGLLKVPFRLYLGVSLACNGVLSIGVVLGAAGLADRNWMPLVAGAAFLITGLVLVCRIRQRLRNR, from the coding sequence ATGGCAAGATTGTTGGGCGGAATTTTGGCGAACAGGCGGCTGCGATACCTCGGGGTGGGGGCGCTGTTGGCGGCAGCGGCGGCGCTTCTCATCGCCTGGGCGCTGGGCTTGGACGCCGGGGTGGTGAAATCGGCGTGGAAGGGGTTTGAAAATTTCCTGATACCGCGGCCATGGCTGCTTTTCGGAGCGTTGGTCGTGCTTCCCGCGCTGCCCATCCCCACGGGGCTGCTGTTGCTGCTGGCGGGAACCGTATGGAGGGACCGGCCGGTGGTGGCGTGCATGATCTGTCTGGCCGCGCTGGCGCTCAACATGAGCTGGACCTACTGGTTGGCGGCTGGTGCCGGCAGAAAGCTCATCGTGAAACTTCTGGCGTGGATGGGGATGAAAGTGCCGGAACTGCATGAAGACAACCAGCTCTGGGTGATCCTGTTGGTCCGTCTGACTCCGGGGTTCCCGTTCTTCGTGCAGAACTATGTGCTCGGCCTGTTGAAGGTTCCTTTCCGCCTTTATCTCGGAGTTTCGCTGGCGTGCAACGGGGTCCTTTCCATCGGGGTGGTGCTGGGAGCCGCGGGATTGGCGGACCGTAACTGGATGCCACTGGTGGCTGGAGCGGCGTTCCTGATCACCGGGTTGGTCCTTGTTTGCAGGATCAGGCAAAGGCTCCGGAACCGCTGA
- a CDS encoding NAD-dependent epimerase/dehydratase family protein, with translation MRILVTGGSGFIGSHLVEHFQGSAEIIVLDDLRSGYRRNLEGFSHRFIEASVTDRAAVEAAMEGVDVVFHLAAMISVPESMNAPCQCAEINVMGLLNVLEAAAASGVRKLVFASSAAIYGDDPAVPKIESMTPQPKSPYAITKLDGEYYLEMFRREGRLNTASIRFFNVFGPRQDPNSAYAAAVPIFIRNALAGKDITIFGDGEQTRDFIHVKDIVAALVHAADHPDLHGTFNAGYGASMTINDLAARIIRLSGSTSKIVHLPERLGDVKHSRASIDKLLATGFSHVSSVEKGLAETLASFRDR, from the coding sequence ATGCGCATCCTCGTTACCGGTGGTTCCGGCTTCATCGGCAGCCATCTCGTCGAACACTTCCAAGGCTCCGCTGAAATCATTGTGCTGGATGACCTGAGATCCGGATACCGGCGCAATCTGGAAGGCTTCTCCCACCGGTTCATCGAGGCCAGCGTGACGGACCGGGCCGCGGTGGAGGCGGCGATGGAAGGGGTGGATGTGGTCTTCCATCTGGCAGCGATGATTTCGGTCCCCGAGTCGATGAACGCCCCCTGCCAATGCGCGGAGATCAACGTCATGGGCCTGCTGAATGTCCTGGAAGCAGCAGCCGCCAGCGGAGTCAGGAAGCTGGTCTTCGCCAGCTCGGCGGCAATCTACGGCGATGATCCGGCCGTTCCAAAGATCGAGTCGATGACGCCCCAACCGAAAAGCCCCTACGCCATCACCAAACTCGATGGGGAATACTATCTGGAGATGTTCCGGCGCGAGGGCAGGCTCAACACCGCCTCCATCCGCTTCTTCAACGTCTTCGGCCCCCGCCAGGATCCCAACAGCGCGTATGCCGCCGCGGTTCCCATCTTCATCCGGAACGCGCTCGCCGGGAAGGACATCACCATCTTCGGCGATGGGGAGCAGACCCGTGACTTCATCCATGTGAAGGACATCGTCGCCGCCCTGGTCCACGCGGCGGATCATCCGGATCTCCACGGCACCTTCAATGCGGGCTACGGCGCCAGCATGACCATCAACGATCTGGCGGCCCGGATCATCCGGCTTTCCGGCTCCACTTCGAAAATCGTCCACCTGCCCGAGCGGCTGGGGGACGTCAAACACTCCCGGGCCTCGATCGACAAGCTGCTCGCCACCGGATTCAGCCACGTCAGCTCCGTTGAAAAGGGCCTCGCGGAAACGCTGGCTTCCTTCCGCGACCGTTAG